In Actinomyces marmotae, the DNA window CATGCTCGTCCCCTGGGACAGCAGCCGCCGCGGCGTGAGGCGCAGGCTCAAGGGCCTCGCCAAGCGCCTCGCCAAGGGGCGCCGAGGGACGGGGCACGCGCATGCGCGGGCCCACGCCGCGCAGGCGATCGACAGGATCCGACGGGTCGACGCCGACATGGCCTACTACCAGCAGGCCCCCCTCGGGGCCCGGGAGGGGACCATCATCGTGTGGGCGGGGATGCGCGGCGCCGTCACGCTCGCCGCCGCCCAGACCCTCCCCGCCGACGCCCCCAACCGCCCCTTCCTCCTGCTCATCGCGATACTGGTGGCCGCCGGCTCCCTCGTCGTCCAGGGACTGACCCTGCCGTGGGTGGTCAGGGCCGTCAGGCCGACGATGGAGGGCCCCGCCGATGAGGCCGAGCGCCGCGAGCTCATGGGGCTCCTCATCAGCGCGGCTAAGGGTGTCATTCCGGAGAACGACGATGACCACATCCTCACCGACGACGCCCGCAGGCGCATCGTCCTGGCCGCGCAGGGGGCCTCGGCCCTCGTGGCCCACGCGGCCCGGGAGGAGGCGTTCGAGGGCGGCGAGGACGCCGGCTGGGCCGCGCGGCGCGCGGAGCAGGCGCGCGCGCGGGCGCTCGCCCTCGACATGGTCCGGGCCCAGCGCCAGGCCCTGCTCGACGCCGGCGAGCTCGGCCTCTACTCCGCCGGGCTCATCGAGTACGCCCTGACCCGGCTCGACTACGAGGAGATCACCCTGGTCTACCGGGAGGCCGTCCACGAGGACCCGCCGGCCCGGGTCGTCCCGGCGCCATCGGGCGGTCACACGGTGCCGTCGGCGGCGCCGTAGACTCACTGCCCGTGAGCAGCCTTCCCATCCGCCCCGGGCTCGAGGGCCAGACCCCCTACGGGGCCCCGGAGTTGGACGTGCCCGCGCGCCTCAACGTCAACGAGAACCCCTACGCGCCCAGTCCCGCCGTCGTCGCGGACATCGCCGACGCCGTCGCCCGGGCCGCCTCCGGTCTCAACCGCTACCCGGACCGCGACTTCCCCGCCCTGCGCCAGGCCCTGGCCGACTACCTCGGGGTCGAGTCCGGCGCGCGCCTGGGGCGGGACCAGATCTGGGCGGCCAATGGTTCCAACGAGGTCATGCTCCACCTCCTCCAGGCCTTCGGCGGGCCCGGGCGGGCTTGCCTGTCCCTCACCCCCACGTACTCCATGTATCCCGAGTACGCCCGCGACACCCTCACCGAGTACGTGACGATCCCGCGCCGGGACGACTTCACCATCGACGTGGATGCCACCGCGGCCGCCATCGCCGAGCGCCGCCCCGCCGTGCTCATCACCGCCAGCCCCAACAACCCCACCGGCACCGCCCTGCCCCCGGCCGCCGCGCGCGCCCTGCTGGAGGCCTCCCGCGGCAACGGGCCCACCGCCGCCGACGGCGCCCCCACCGACTGCGTCGTCGTCATCGACGAGGCCTACGCGGAGTTCCGCCGGCCCGGCGTTCCCAGCGCCCTGGAGCTCCTGGAGGGCAACCCCCACCTGGCCGTGTCCCGCACGATGAGCAAGGCCTTCGGCGCCGCCGGCCTGCGCCTGGGCTACCTCGCCGCCTCCCGCGAGCTGGTCGACATGCTGCGCGTCGTGCGCCTGCCCTACCACCTCTCCGCGATCACCCAGGCCGCCGCCCTGGCGGCACTGGCCCACCGGGAGGAACTCATGGGACAGGTCGCCTCCCTGCGCGAGGAGCGCGACTCCCTCGTGGCCTGGCTGCGCTCCCAGGGCCTGACCGCCCACGAGTCCGACGCCAACTTCGTGCTCTTCGGCCCCTTCGCCGATCGTCACCGCGTCTGGCAGGATCTCCTTGACGACGGCGTGCTCATCCGCGTCGTCGGCCCCGAGGGCTTCCTGCGCGCCAGCGTGGGGACACCCGAGGAGATGACGGCCTTCCGCGCCGCCCTGACCAAGGCCCTCAGCGGCGCCCGCGCCGTCGGCCCCGACCCCCAGGAGCCCGCATGAGCAGCACCCCCAGCCCTGCCAGCCGCATCAGCGCCGCCCGCGCCGACCGCGCCGCCCGCGTCGAGCGGACCACGAGCGAGTCCAGCGTCGTCGTCGACCTCGATCTCGACGGCACCGGCGCCACCGACATCTCCACCACCGTCCCCTTCTGGGACCACATGCTCACCGCGCTGGGCAAGCACTCCCTCATGAACCTCACCGTGCGCGCCACGGGGGACACCCACATCGACGTCCACCACACCGTGGAGGACACCGCCATCTGCATCGGCGAGGCCCTGCGCCAGGCCCTGGGGGACAAGAGCGGCATCCGCCGCTTCGGCGACGCCTCCGTCCCGCTCGACGAGGCGCTGGCCACCGCCGTCGTCGACATCTCCGGGCGCCCTTACCTCGTCCACGACGGCGAGCCCGAGGCCTTCGTCCACCACCTCATCGGCGGGCACTTCACCGGCTCCATGGTCCGCCACGCCCTGGAGGCCATCGCCTACCACGCCGGGATCTGCCTGCACGTGCGTGTCATCTCCGGGCGCGACCCCCACCACATCGCCG includes these proteins:
- a CDS encoding histidinol-phosphate transaminase; its protein translation is MSSLPIRPGLEGQTPYGAPELDVPARLNVNENPYAPSPAVVADIADAVARAASGLNRYPDRDFPALRQALADYLGVESGARLGRDQIWAANGSNEVMLHLLQAFGGPGRACLSLTPTYSMYPEYARDTLTEYVTIPRRDDFTIDVDATAAAIAERRPAVLITASPNNPTGTALPPAAARALLEASRGNGPTAADGAPTDCVVVIDEAYAEFRRPGVPSALELLEGNPHLAVSRTMSKAFGAAGLRLGYLAASRELVDMLRVVRLPYHLSAITQAAALAALAHREELMGQVASLREERDSLVAWLRSQGLTAHESDANFVLFGPFADRHRVWQDLLDDGVLIRVVGPEGFLRASVGTPEEMTAFRAALTKALSGARAVGPDPQEPA
- the hisB gene encoding imidazoleglycerol-phosphate dehydratase HisB — protein: MSSTPSPASRISAARADRAARVERTTSESSVVVDLDLDGTGATDISTTVPFWDHMLTALGKHSLMNLTVRATGDTHIDVHHTVEDTAICIGEALRQALGDKSGIRRFGDASVPLDEALATAVVDISGRPYLVHDGEPEAFVHHLIGGHFTGSMVRHALEAIAYHAGICLHVRVISGRDPHHIAEAEFKALARALRTAVEPDPRVDGIPSTKGSL